In the Staphylococcus condimenti genome, one interval contains:
- a CDS encoding YtxH domain-containing protein produces MAKSSNFLKAVVGIGAAAAAVLLTRKDSREKLKNEYDKYKENPESYKQNAKDLASQIASNASETFNEVKENPKGYAEKVKQDPKGFVKEQKDRFSNGNQDASAPTLDDVKQSDEPRHNIRIVTDEDLKNNENKSSDNDNK; encoded by the coding sequence ATGGCAAAATCAAGTAATTTTTTAAAGGCAGTTGTAGGTATCGGAGCAGCAGCTGCAGCAGTATTATTAACTAGAAAAGACAGCAGAGAAAAATTAAAAAATGAATATGATAAATATAAAGAGAACCCAGAATCTTATAAGCAAAACGCAAAAGATTTAGCTTCTCAAATCGCATCAAATGCATCTGAAACTTTTAACGAAGTTAAAGAAAATCCTAAAGGATATGCAGAAAAAGTAAAACAAGATCCTAAAGGATTTGTAAAAGAACAAAAAGACCGCTTCAGTAACGGCAATCAAGATGCGTCAGCACCAACTTTAGATGACGTAAAACAATCTGATGAACCAAGACACAACATCAGAATTGTAACTGATGAAGATTTAAAGAATAATGAAAATAAATCTTCAGATAATGACAATAAATAA